One genomic segment of Oncorhynchus nerka isolate Pitt River linkage group LG16, Oner_Uvic_2.0, whole genome shotgun sequence includes these proteins:
- the zmp:0000000760 gene encoding collagen alpha-1(XXII) chain — protein sequence MPAFKEMLVFPVLLALVGLTKCQELPSYDMLEEFRVSKSRGVRKVVGSEPDSVAYRVNPAIHLRKTMSDVYPDGLPSDYSVITTFKVTKDTAKRSWNLWQVSDPDGREQVGLRFQGDTRSLDFFYTSPLGTQMLRTFHRVDKLFDGEWHKLALQVKADKVKLLVDCEEVSVEPIGDPRPVIRQGYTSIVKRAVGDRSASVDLQQMDVSCDPEKAYSEGCCELSSVCGGHAEIGLTAGRATCKCMHGQPGNQGPPGPKGHRGLPGNTGEPGRLGNWGGMGQTGDYGHIGEPGPKGIAGISGNKGMRGLHGLDGDRGPKGLKGLHGAGGFKGTQGSPGELGETGVQGETGDPGPLGYEGIPGYTGVKGEEGASGVEGPHGPQGKQGVVGDPGESGVAGEKGKPGTQGSKGRYGTIGQKGIIGDPGLPGRDGDMGIEAYQGPQGPEGRNGQFGIMGEKGMLGPAGEMGPQGQTGPRGYKGSAAKPGRPGFIGPPGPVGHVGVAGRPGPKGDIGIEGIQGVNGETGEKGEKGPKGEVGDAGAQGPHGGRGKRGPGGEPGRTGPVGTKGVRGDGGPVGFQGPPGPPGPTLSAQHVIEVCKRVVLEQMSTFANSVKRTCAAVCPLYGDVPLGAPGPSGQKGPPGPPGGDGIAGVNGEIGQPGFYGEVGDAGQQGQPGDQGDQGDKGAEGHGLPGYIGDQGPKGQRGRPGRAFNGTPGREGERGHVGRPGLRGHPGLRGVPGVCQTTGCALLNNNTTNGSPQNAPQRLRRHP from the exons CGATGTGTACCCCGATGGCCTGCCCTCCGACTACTCCGTCATTACCACATTTAAGGTGACGAAGGACACCGCCAAGAGGTCCTGGAACTTGTGGCAGGTCAGCGACCCCGATGGACGTGAACAGGTGGGCCTCCGTTTTCAGGGTGACACACGCTCTCTGGACTTCTTCTACACCAGCCCCCTTGGCACCCAGATGCTACGCACCTTCCACCGGGTGGACAAGCTGTTTGATGGAGAGTGGCACAAGCTGGCGCTGCAGGTCAAGGCCGATAAGGTCAAGTTGCTGGTGGACTGCGAGGAGGTGAGCGTGGAGCCCATCGGTGATCCTAGACCCGTCATCCGCCAGGGTTACACCTCTATCGTGAAGAGGGCTGTGGGAGATCGCTCCGCCTCA GTAGACCTCCAGCAGATGGATGTGTCCTGTGATCCAGAGAAGGCCTACTCAGAAGGCTGCTGTGAGCTCTCCAGTGTG TGTGGCGGGCATGCTGAGATTGGCCTGACAGCAGGAAGGGCCACCTGTAAGTGTATGCACGGACAGCCTGGCAACCAGGGACCCCCAGGACCGAAG GGTCATAGAGGTCTCCCAGGCAACACAGGAGAGCCAGGAAGACTAGGCAACTGG GGAGGTATGGGACAGACAGGTGACTATGGCCACATTGGAGAGCCAGGCCCTAAG GGCATCGCAGGAATCAGCGGGAACAAGGGGATGAGAGGACTTCACGGCCTTGAT GGCGACAGAGGTCCCAAAGGTCTGAAGGGATTACATGGAGCCGGGGGCTTCAAG GGAACTCAGGGGTCACCTGGAGAGCTGGGTGAGACCGGAGTACAAGGAGAAACG GGTGATCCAGGTCCACTTGGATATGAAGGAATTCCAGGATATACAGGAGTGAAG GGAGAAGAAGGGGCCTCCGGTGTTGAAGGACCTCATGGGCCACAGGGAAAGCAG GGTGTTGTAGGTGATCCTGGAGAGTCAGGAGTTGCTGGGGAAAAGGGAAAACCT GGAACCCAAGGATCAAAAGGAAGATATGGCACCATTGGACAAAAG GGCATTATAGGAGATCCTGGTTTGCCCGGGAGAGATGGGGACATGGGAATAGAA GCTTACCAAGGACCCCAGGGCCCCGAGGGCAGAAACGGACAATTTGGAATAATG ggagagaaaggaatGCTGGGGCCGGCAGGGGAGATGGGGCCTCAAGGCCAAACG GGCCCCAGAGGTTATAAAGGATCAGCAGCAAAGCCAGGAAGACCCGGATTTATTGGACCCCCAGGACCTGTC GGGCATGTGGGAGTAGCTGGCCGGCCAGGCCCCAAG GGAGATATAGGCATTGAAGGGATCCAAGGTGTCAATGGTGAAACG GGAGAAAAGGGAGAAAAGGGCCCCAAAGGCGAG GTTGGAGACGCGGGTGCACAGGGTCCCCACGGCGGTCGGGGGAAGCGTGGGCCAGGGGGCGAGCCTGGACGCACAGGCCCAGTCGGAACAAAGGGGGTCCGTGGCGATGGAGGACCAGTCGGATTTCAGGGGCCGCCAGGGCCACCG GGCCCAACCCTCTCCGCACAACACGTGATTGAGGTCTGCAAGAGAGTGGTGCTGGAACAGATGTCCACCTTTGCCAACTCGGTGAAGAGGACGTGTGCCGCCGTGTGCCCACTCTATGGAGACGTCCCCTTGGGTGCGCCCGGTCCCTCTGGACAAAAGGGACCCCCGGGACCTCCA GGTGGTGATGGTATTGCCGGTGTGAATGGAGAGATCGGACAACCAGGATTCTATGGGGAGGTAGGAGACGCAGGCCAACAAGGACAGCCAG GGGATCAAGGAGATCAAGGAGATAAGGGAGCAGAGGGCCATGGCCTACCTGGCTACATCGGGGACCAGGGACCAAAGG GCCAACGTGGAAGACCTGGCAGAGCCTTCAATGGCACACCAGgacgagagggcgagagaggccATGTAGGCCGGCCTGGACTGAGAGGTCACCCAGGACTACGAGGAGTCCCAGGCGTGTGTCAGACCACTGGGTGCGCTCTGctaaacaacaacacaaccaacgGATCACCTCAGAATGCACCCCAGAGGTTGAGAAGACACCCATAG